The following nucleotide sequence is from Vitis vinifera cultivar Pinot Noir 40024 chromosome 14, ASM3070453v1.
TATCCATTGTTTGATATTAAAGTATTTGTATGCTCCAGGGTGGTGATGTTATGAGAACAGTTATATCAGCAAATGGGGTGCTTTCTGAAGGCACTAAATTGAACAAATATCATGCAGAATCTGTTGGACCatccaaaattgaaaaagaagagggaGAATTATCACCTAATGGTGATTTTGAGGAGGATAATTTTGTTGTCTATGGAGATGCTAGTACCCAGGCTGTGCCTTTGGCAAAGCACAGTTCTGAAAGGCGGCAATTCCAAGCAGGTGATGGACAAGAGAGGGATTGCCAGGTTGCTGGAGGAGAAAATGGTGCAGATGCTGATGATGAGGACAGTGAAAATGTTTCTGAGGCTGGTGAAGATGTCTCAGCCAGTGAGTCTGCAGGTGATGAGTGCTCTAGGGGAGAGCAGGAAGAGGAGGAAGATGCAGAACATGATGAGCTTGATGGGAAGGCTGAGAGTGAAGGTGAGGCCGATGGAGTAGCTGATGCAAACTTTGTTGGAGGGAATGGTGTGATATTGCCATTGTCAGAACGTTTTCTACCGACTGTGAAGCCTCTTGCAAAGCATGTGGCTTCATCATTGCATGACAAAGAAAAGAATGATTCTCGGGTTTTTTATGGAAATGACACCTTTTATGTGCTTTTTAGGCTTCATCGAGTAAGATATGATTTCTTTCTCTCTGTTTTCTTTTGGTAGGAATGCtgtttagttttttttgctctttaattacattattttctttcataactTGCCAGGTACTGTATGAAAGAATTCTATCAGCAAAAGTAAATTCCACATCTGCTGAAATGAAATGGAGAGCTTCAAAGGATACTAATCCTCCCGACTTCTATTCTAGGTGGTTATGTGACATGTTTTGTGTCTCTTAATCAACTTAGAAGTGCCtaatataatatcattttttggtttgTTCCTTTATGTGGTGCAGATTTATGAGTGCATTATACAATTTGCTAGATGGTTCTTCTGATAATGCAAAATTTGAGGATGATTGCCGAGCCATTCTTGGCAACCAGTCATATGTGTTGTTCACATTAGACAAACTGATTTATAAATTGGTCAAACAGGTATGCAGACTTTAAGTccattttgttcttttgttccTTGCTTTCCTGCGAAGGTTCTAAATTATAGTTCTTTCTGCAGCTTCAAACTGTTGCTACTGATGAGATGGACAATAAACTTCTTCAACTTTATGACTATGAGAAATCCCGGCGATCTGGGAAGTTTGTTGATTCGGTATATCATGAAAATGCATGTGTTTTTCTTCATGATGATAACATATATAGGTTTGAATATGTAAGTCCTTTGTGTTTctggtttttcttttaatttatttaattttaattatttgcatGGAATATGTGCTTCAGGTAGTACTGGAGACCTGTTCCTCAATATTTGAGTTGTTTTGTCTTTGTTTCAGTCATCTTCCCCATCTCGGTTGTCCATCCAGCTGATGGACAGTGGAAGTGAAAAGCCTGAGGTAGTTGCAGTTTCAATGGACCCTAATTTTGCAGCTTATCTGCACAACGATTTTCTGTCATCTCGTCCTAGCAAAAAGGAGCCACTTGGTATTATGCTTCAGAGGTAAGGGTTATCATAATTCAAGTCTACATAGTTCAGCAAAGTTTAGTGGAGTGTTTCTACTGCCCAGCCAAATGACATGCTTTGTAGCATGGGTTGAGAACCATTACAAGAAACATGGGAattttgattgatgaaggtCCAACCCACCAAATGGACAATGCTTTATAGATTGCAACTCATTCATGTTTTGATAAAAGAAGCTTTTAAGGATTGGTTGCATAGAGTAGATTTTAACTAGGAACTAATATTCATAACTATGTGACTTGCtacatttaatttatatttacagAAACAAGCATAAATATGGAGGTCTTGATGATCTGTCTGCTACATGCTTGGCTATGGAAGATGTTCATCTGGTCAATGGTTTGGAGTGTAAGATAGCTTGCACCTCATCCAAGGTATCTCGCTGTCAGTAGTTAGTGTGGAACTAAAATGTTATCAAAGATATGCTTTGTGATCATACAATAAACCCTTGTTTAGACTATTTGGGTATTTATGAGTCCAGCTTTTACATTATGCCAATATCCAGTGCCATTCTTATGTTAAATTTTTAAACCAGCGTGGTCTTTACATGTCGACCATCCCTTTGCATCACAGAATTTAGTGTTTTCAACTCACCATATTACCTCTTACACTGGTGTTGTCTGGCCTTCTGTTGCCAACTCTCAGTACACTATCCATTATCCTTCTATGGGAGCTAACTCTAAATTCCTAGAATATTGAGTTTCAATTCTAAGCTCAcacattttaaaatctaaattcaGCTATGCTTTCTTTGATTATAtgtcttttttctcttcttttttttttgataggcaaccAACAATATATTAAAGATGACAAAAAAAGGGGGGGCACACCCCAAGTACATGGGAGGTATACATAGGGAGtgaaaaaagacaaaaacacCATGAAAGAGCATACAAAACACCCTCCCACTGACTAGCACACAACATTATGCACTATAAAGTATGATTGGCTTTTCAGCTGGTTTGTCAATTTTCCCTTTTATGCAGTGGTGACGCAACACAACATTCCAGAAGAACTTTCCTTCTTAATATGACCCATTTCAATTTTATAGATGAAATCTTCATCATACTGCATTTCCAggagaataaagaaaaatacttCTTCCATGTTCCCCTTGTTTTATTAGTGACCATTATGGCAAAGAAATAAGCAATGCACTTTTCCTTTATCCTACAAAGTCACTACTATCCTTTTGTACTTGACTCTTTGTACAGATTATTATATACCTTAAATGCAACCATGATTTCATTGTTATAGCTCCAATTAGGACCTTTACATCTCATGGAGCTTTCCTTATTCTGGCAAATGTTCATAAGACCTCCTTGTCTTATTGCCATTTTGATTATTATGCTCTATCCTAAGTGTCTATGTATAATGGAGCTCAAGTGGCAAGGGGTTGGGGTAAGGATGTGGGAAGTTCCAGATTCGATCCCAGCAGGGaccaataaaaaatatgatgatATTTCCTTCTATTCTTTTAATACAACCAGCCATATGGGGATATAACTATAGATACACAATTCCTCCCTCAAGGATCATGAATCAGGTAGGCCTGGAGCTAGAACCTTATATGTTTCCATTCTCAAGCAAGAGCACCTCCCAATTGTGCTGGCCGTGTGTTTCGAACATGGCATTGCCTAGTTCTTGAGTGTTTATTGTTTGTTTCCATTCTCTTTTGGATTTGTGCAATACatacatgaaatattttagattttggtTTGATTAGGCTATTTCTTGGACTCTCTTTGTAAACTTACATGTTGCACCGTCTTCTGAccgagtgggaaaaaatttattaccttGACTCCTGTTAGATCTTAGTAAATTTCCATGCCTTTTTACagcatatttttttctattttaaaggTTATTATTGGAGCACATGCAGCTCACACTAGTGAAATTAGAAACCAATTGCATCACTGTCATTACAGGAATAAATGGTTACTCATTAGTTGCTTATGTCTCTAAGTTCTGTTAAAAGGGTATGCACTGAAGCCATGTAAAGGCATTGAATTAAAGACAAAGGGATGGTGTTGTAAATTTTGAGGATGCATTTCCTTCCTCATTCATTTCGTCAGATCTATATCCCccttttgttttctcaataatctctcttctttctccttttattttttggtaatattattttttaatgcattCAACTGGGCCCATATTGGTAATATTCTTTCCCACACTGAGTTTTATCTATACTACTGGCGGTTTTGTTTCATTGCAATAATGAAGGATAAAGTTAATTGCAGTCGACATGTGCCCATAAGATACATACACatatgtttgttttgtttgtattggttaatcatttctttttcctGATATCAAAGTCTTTGTTGGCAGATCTCGTATGTTCTGGACACAGAAGACTACTTCTTCCGCACCAGATGGAAAAGAAGAAAGTTGACAGGGAGCGAAGTATCACAACGAAACTGGGCAAGAGTAGAACGATTTCACAGATTCTTATCAGCCTCATAGTtgtctaatatatttttcagCCGGACTGTTATGCTCAAGGTAAATGTGGTCTTTTCTCATTAATCACCACTAGTCTGCTGTGTCCtatttaatattctttataaaaaaggaagaaaaaaaaaaaaacacttgcaTCCTTGCTCTTTTACAATCAATCTAATTTTTAAGATGTTAAGAAAGCTTTGAAGAgggaatttgaaaatagaaagcaTGAGAACCTTATGTTTAAACCTATTCTGTTGGTAGTGTTAAAAGGGACTTTAATCATTGAATTTCTATTCCTATTAGTATAAAACCAGGATATCAAGTTTTTTACTAGAATATTTGGTTTTATGGGAATTTTCTGATAAGACAAACCCTTGTGTGATttggattgaaaatattttctgagTGGTGTTTTGGCATCTTCATCCTCTCTCCCTaacatattttttcaatatgGGTGGTTCATGACAGTGGATTGAAGCTCTTCAGCTGCAGAACTTGCCAGCAAAGGAAAATGATCCAAGTTGGTGGGAAAACATAGCAGAAAAGCTCTCACATTTGAAGGGCCAGGTGTTAGATTGTCTCctgttatatatttatatatatagctCACATTTGAACTCCCAACATTTTGTCGATATGCTTCTCCTATCATTGTTACTTGTAGAATATAGGCAAAAGCTTTCCTTTCCAGGGTGTCTAGTGATATGGATGAATATGATGGTTGGAGATGGTTTAGGATTTTTGCAATGTATTGTAAAAAGGTTTCTGAAATAACGAGACACAGCCACACAACAGCCAATCCTTGTGGCTGTTTGAAAAGCTTCTGGACTTGTCTTGTAGTACATATAAATCCACCCATCACCTCCTTTTCTTCCCAAATGGGATGATACAAGGGAAATGTAAATTTCCTTAACGAAATTTACAAGTTGGGAAAAATATGGTTCTCAAAAATTTGTAGGGTGATGTTGTGATGGCCACATAAGCAATATTAAAGGGCTTTTATGTAATTTAGTATTAAAgggcaaatatatatatatatatatatatatatatatatatatatattttgtaaaaataatcttACTTGTTGATTGCTTTTCAAGTTTAAATATTGGAGGAATTGGAATTATAAATTTGAGATGATTCGatactttttaatcaaataatttttttttataaattttgtttagaattgttttattaaaaaaattgaaatattataattagCATTGTTATctcaaataaaaatcttatttgtAAACACAAATTTCTCATAACAATAATTACAtttaaactttaattttaattttttttctggaaaatggataataataataataatagaggcAGGATTAGGACCGTCCAAGTGGCCAGGTACGTGCGACGGAGTACTCTAAGAGCGGAGTTCACGTTCCGCCTCCTTCGTTATACCCTTCCACTTGTCTCCACCAAATGCTACTCCCCtcttattaccaaaataccctccACCACACctgtaacaaaaataattttaactacataaatataatttataatttacacttaaatgatttttttcaatggcaaaaataaatatatgtatttttatatattaacaattatatttatatattagaaGAAAAGGGCATTAAAGTAATTTAGAAAGAAGGGAGAAAAGGATAAATCAGGGCCATTAGAGAAATAGAGAGTGGAGCGCAAAACAAGCAGGGGTTTTCGTTATCCGGTCTCTATTATCCACCACGCCTCTCCTTCTCTGTCTTTGTTTGCGGGTTTTTGAATTAGGGTTTATCCTTCATTCATTCTCTAATTCTCAATGGGTTTTGATTCCATCTCCAACTCCTCTTCTCCTCTTCCTCCTTTCTCTAAGGACCTTGCCAAGAAAAAGAGGGTAATAAGCACCATCATcgtctctttctttctctcacttACTGAGAAATTTAGCAAACTGGAAGGGATCATAAGGTTTTGGATTGTTTTGGATGGCTTATCAGTCATGTCCAACgcaattttattttgttttattttttcctttattttctcgGGAAATGTTGTTCTGAATCATTTAAATTGTCGTGACTTTGATGGAtgagtttattttttgttgtgatttgCTTTTCAGACGAACAGGTCGGCTAGATTGAAGCAGAGCAAGCTGGATGTTCGGCGTGAACAGTGGCTTTCTCAAGGTATGTGATGGATAAAATTCATTTCACCTGTTTTGTCTGAATTTTATAGAACAGCAGAATGTAGTCCTTTATGCTCTATCGATTACCTGGAAAATataggaaaagaagagaaaattgaaatattaagtCTTaggtttttttccccttttaagTTGTGCACAGGAAACAAGTTTCAAAACAAAGACAATGTAGAcatgaaattgagaattttattGCCGTTTCTCTTCCCCCTTGCTCAACTACCAAACACAAGACTAAGCGCTGTTTGATAGGTGGAAAATGCAGTGAAaagtaaaattgtatttttgaaTCTCAGTTCAGaagcaaagaaaacaaaaaattctagTGAACTGAGCCTGGTGCAACTAGTTGGCTTGGTTGAGCCTTTGAggtgagttttatttctttagaaaaaaaaaaaaaaaaaaccaaaagcaaATTCAAATGTTCAACTTTAGTAAAGCCTTAATCCCAACTATTTGGGTCAGCTAAACCAAAAGCCAAGTagtcttccttttcttttaattcattCGCTTAGAGAAGCCTACAGAAGGGTTATTATTACTAGTTCccatttttgcttttgtttagATTAAGAATTCCAGATAAGTTGttcaaatgaaaaagaaaaaaggaaaagtgaaagATTTGGttcatgggttttttttttttttttcctcttctaagGCAAGAATTGAAATAGAGATGCCttgtaaaatttatataataattgcAATATGTTAAAAACTGTTTCTTGATAATTGATTTGGGATTGTAACACAGTCAAGAACAAGGGATGCGAGGTGGATTCCAGTGGAAGGGGTGGGTCTCCTCCATCATGCATGCAAATACCCCATATGCAGAACAGGCTGGTGGAGACCTCAGAAATGAGGTCAAGAGAGGAAGAGAATGACAATTCAAGCATCCATGACAGCGATTTGGAATCCCTGTTGAATAGCCCAGTTGGTAGCAGTTTGGACAGTAATGCTTCAAGGAAAGATCATCCAAGGAGCAGCAGCAGCACTAGTAGTGATTGTTGCTCAAGAAGCCTCAGTGAGGAGGAAGAGGATGATGGGTGCCTGGATGACTGGGAGGCTGTTGCAGATGCTTTGGGTATCAATGACAACCAGCAGAACCCAATTTCGGAACCTCCTGTTAAGCCTGAAGCCAGGATTGGTTCAGCTGATACGGAATTACCAAAAAGAAGTTCTGGAGTTGACTTACTGAAAACAGAGAGTGGGGGAGTAGTTCCTATCTCTCAGATGAACTCTCGAGCATGGAGGCCTGATGATGCTTTGCGTCCCCAGTCTCTCCCAAACCTCTCAAAGCAGTGCACTTTCCCGATGAATTCAGAGCGACATTGCCACAGAGCTATTCCTTGGGCATGGAAAAGTACCATCTCCCAGCCTTCTTCATGTCCTATCTGCTGTGAGGATCTGGACCTCACAGACTCAAGTTTTCTGCCATGTACATGTGGATTCCGGCTTTGCCTTTTTTGTCACAAAAGAATTCTCGAGGCAGATGGGCGATGTCCAGGCTGCAGGAAGCAGTATGATCCCATACATGGGGATGTAGGCTTTAATACAGGAGCTACACCTTTCAAGATTGGTCGTTCTTGCAGCATGATTTCTAGGTCTTAAAGAGATTATTTTAGGTCTTAAAAAGAAAGCTCTTTTCCCCTTCTATATTATGTATATGGTCTCTTTAATCATCACCTAGATGCTGTATCTCTGTTTTTCATTGAGGAAGATGCCAGTGTAGGGATAAGGATCTGACCCTGCTTGGAACTGAATTGGACCTTAATGAACTTGACTCGgtactttttttatatttggcaTGTCTTGATGTAGGAAATCAATGTGGTAATGTGAATACTCAAAATGGTGTAGAAACTAAattgttcaaaatcaattacaatatactccaataaaaaaaaaggaagaaaagttaGCCACACAATACATCTACTTGTCTTTACTTTGCTTGTGCATTCTCTCTAGAACCTGAAGCTTAATTCAACAATATTTGATATTTCTACTAGCATGATAGTTGTAGTACTTGATCCAGAAGTGATTTATTTATGAAGGCTGGGAAATCCACCATATACAAGGCACAGGCTTGTTTATTAGTtaaattttaatacaattttatcATGTGTCCATTTTTACCCTGTTTTAAGGTGGGATTGATCAATATTTGCTGTTATCATTTGTAGTTTTTCCTTTCCCTTCTTTACTTCTCTTCATACACCCTTGACCGAATATTATGCGGTTTGGCATGTTTTGACAGGGAAGGAATCTGGGACATAGAAACAGCTTTGAGTGGAAGTACTCTAGCTGTCAGTGGGTGGAAAGCAATATAAATCCCTTTTTTCTCTGTCCTGCATTTTATGCTATTGTATTGAGGCCCATTAGGTGTCTCTCTCTCCTCGATATTTAGGTACAACTTGCTATAAAAAGGAACTTCCTCCTCTTATCAAGGATTGGTGTGTTCAGAACTTCAAAGTTCAAACACACATGATGTGAAACACTTGTACAAATGTGCCCAGTTTTCTATTTCATACTTGGAAGTTGGAATGTGTTTACCCTTCTCTTTCTAATGTCCTGAAAGGAGATGTATACTCTATGCATTTTTTGCATGCACTAATGCACCAAGGCATGGACTCCTCGACATGCATAAATGTATTTGTTGTTGCTGACTTAATGATTCATACCCCAGTCTAGATGTTGCACGTCTCCGCTACACACCCGAGAGAGTAAGATGATAGGTTTGAAATTTGCCCCTCAGCTACAAACCCACTACAATGTGTTCTCGTTCTTGGTTTAATCTCTCCTACACACTTCTaggttttgttgttttttcacCTGCTAAAGCCATGGCTGATTTTTCTATCCTCTTTTGGTGGTAACGTCTGACTTTGTACAAAGGTTTAGTTCTTCTTGCTCGATTAAACCATTTGTTGCTTTCTATCTGAGTGCCACGACAAACACATGCTAGTGGTCCAGTTATATTTACTTGCTTCCCTGAAATGAATTCTCAGAGGATGCAGGATATCTATCTGAGAGATTCTATCCCAGGTTATGGTTCGAGAATTGGAAGGGTTGGACATTTTTAGTGTTCTAGGTTTCCTTTTCTCTGAGTCTGTTGCTGTTTACTTTATCAGCAGAGAATCAAAGAGCTTCTATGACTGTGATTTACGTGGTAGAAATCTTATGCTGTGGTGGTTTATCTCCTTACATTGCTGCAATTTGGTATGAGATTTATGATTTCCCCTCAATTGGCATGGTCCTCCTCAGAATCATCTTAGTAAGGTTTACTTGTAAATCCACCCTTGAACAGCTGACTCTCCTGATCAGATCCCCGGAAGGggttttaaaattagtttaggTTCaggaaattcaaattcaaaccaGTGATTAGAAATTAGAATGGTATTTTGTTACGTTTTGAGGGAGAAGTTCAGCATCATGTTTAGCCCATAGTCGAAAACCTGAAATTCTATGAGATTGCAGCCCACCTGCCGTACTTCTCATGACTTGACAAAAGAAAATCTCCATGCCTTTTGGAAGAGTATTAGTATTACCATATGAAGAACAATCTTAAGGTTTTGTTTGGTAATGTTTTTCAAAACCGATTctaaattgttttcaagaacaaaatttaGTTTAGGagtttgaatattttaaaaagttttattataCACTTAAACACTTACAATGTAAAagttctaatttttatttatttatttatttaaaaattttgtcaaTTGCTATTAAAAGGATTTTACAAAAATCATCTAAAATACCTCAATTTTCTCTTTCAAATAACTCGTtttcaaaataaactaagaaaaattattttttattgaaagtttgcaaaatatgttttttaatttaaaaaatattaaccaaACAGGCCGCAAACTTTCCtcccaatttttaaaaagtatgcATGTCTACGTCATACCTTGGACGTGCATGAATCCCTAGGTATCGTGTTGGCATAAAAATTTGGACCGTAGATAGATCAATTCATTAGCAGCCCAACATAAAAAAGTGGTTCCTAAAGGGATTCCTTCGGTTGAAGCTATGGTGAAAAAGAACTCTTAAAAATAGACCTTTTCAATTACCCATTGGAAAGTCCATCTATACTTATACGTAGTATAATATTATGAATGATAGATACCATACAAACCATCGCTTTtatcatcatatttttttatgagacTTGTTGGTACTAAGTCAATCGAAGATAGATTTTTCTTTGGTTGTGGTAGTGAAAGCTTTTATCCAGCAGTTGGGGACTGGGTCACCTTCTTCCTTATTCAAAGGATGTTTGAACAGATTGTCTCAACACACCCTTCGAAAGCTCAAATTAGGCACAAAAAAATGGGTAGAAACTAGAAAAGAGTAAATAGGGAAAGCCCTTTTGGTCTTGCATACTTGAATTATGTTTTTAGGAGGGTTTTTATAATACTCAGGGAGTTTTTATAATACTTATGAGGGAGTCATGATTGTGCTAAATTGACACTTTGACTATTACTGTCATGATGACAGTCCTGTAAAATAGATTGGGCGATAGGTAGACGTTGTCAATAGGTGTGTGATGATGCAAGTTATGCAACTGTCATTTCAACCTGTTAAGAGTTACAAAATAGTGTGTGACAATCCACTATTACGGACGTAAGGATTGGAAAAGATCCGATCAGTCATTCCTATGTCAAGGGAAAATGACTACAAGTAACGAAGAGGCCCAAAGGCTGGGTGGAGGAGGTTGCCCGT
It contains:
- the LOC100261085 gene encoding uncharacterized protein LOC100261085, whose product is MGFDSISNSSSPLPPFSKDLAKKKRTNRSARLKQSKLDVRREQWLSQVKNKGCEVDSSGRGGSPPSCMQIPHMQNRLVETSEMRSREEENDNSSIHDSDLESLLNSPVGSSLDSNASRKDHPRSSSSTSSDCCSRSLSEEEEDDGCLDDWEAVADALGINDNQQNPISEPPVKPEARIGSADTELPKRSSGVDLLKTESGGVVPISQMNSRAWRPDDALRPQSLPNLSKQCTFPMNSERHCHRAIPWAWKSTISQPSSCPICCEDLDLTDSSFLPCTCGFRLCLFCHKRILEADGRCPGCRKQYDPIHGDVGFNTGATPFKIGRSCSMISRS